The sequence below is a genomic window from Nostoc flagelliforme CCNUN1.
AATCATATCTTTGATGCGACCTGTGATGAATAATTCGCCATCAAGTAAAAATCCTAAATCTCCCGTCCGGAGAAATGGTCCTTCTCCTGTGTCTTGCAGTTGTGCATTAAAAGTCTGTTGAGTTTCCTGAGGTTTTTTCCAGTAGCCACCAGCGACACTAGGTCCACAAACCCAAATTTCTCCTATTTGTCCATCTGGACACTTGGTTAATAACTCAGGGTTAGCAATGACAATTTTTTGGTCTAAGCAGCTCCTACCCACACCAACAATTGCCTTGGTATCTTCTTCCTCTGGTGTAACAGTCTCTACGAAGTTTTGCTTAAAAGCTTTATCCTTAAAGGAGCGAATAACTGGTGCATCTGTTTTCAAACCCCCAGACACAATTAAAGTTGTTTCAGCCATTCCGTAGCAGGGGTAAAAAGCAGTTTTTTGAAAGCCAGAATCTTCAAAGGTGGCTGAAAACCGCTCCATAGTTTCTGCACGCACAGGTTCAGCACCAGTAAAAGCTACCTCCCAACTACTCAAATCAAGCTGAGAACGCTCTTGGTTATTAATCTTGTCAATACACAAATCGTAAGCAAAGTTAGGGGCACCACTGGTAGTCGCTTTGTAGTCAGAAATAGCCTTTAACCAGCGCAAAGGCTTTTGTAGGAAACTCTCTGGCGACATCAATATTACAGAAAAATCGCTATATAACGGCTGTATTACTCCACCAATTAAACCCATATCGTGATAAAGAGGAAGCCATATTACACCTTTACTCTCAGGTGTATGTCTAAAACAGCTTTGAATTAAGTGAGAATTGTGCAATAAATTTCCATGACTTACCATCACTCCTTTGGGGGTTCCTGTTGAACCAGAAGTGTACTGAAGAAATGCCAGTGAGTTGCTAGTTATTTCTGGTTTAATCCAATTGTCTGCATAATCGTCGGTCAGATCGTCAGTAGTGATGTATTGCAAAGCTGCTAATTCTGGTTTTTCTTGGCAGCTTTGTGCCAAATTGCTCGTTATGGATTTGGTGGTGAGGGCAAAAGTTGCTTGTGCGTCTTGTGCTATGACTTGCAATCTT
It includes:
- a CDS encoding AMP-binding protein, which encodes MDNNLFLLPTLAEATLVDLLHKRALQQPSQVAYTFLVDGETQEVSLTYQALDQKARSLAAKLQSMKATGERALLLYPPGLEFIVAFFGCLYAGVTAVPVYPPRHNQRLIRLQVIAQDAQATFALTTKSITSNLAQSCQEKPELAALQYITTDDLTDDYADNWIKPEITSNSLAFLQYTSGSTGTPKGVMVSHGNLLHNSHLIQSCFRHTPESKGVIWLPLYHDMGLIGGVIQPLYSDFSVILMSPESFLQKPLRWLKAISDYKATTSGAPNFAYDLCIDKINNQERSQLDLSSWEVAFTGAEPVRAETMERFSATFEDSGFQKTAFYPCYGMAETTLIVSGGLKTDAPVIRSFKDKAFKQNFVETVTPEEEDTKAIVGVGRSCLDQKIVIANPELLTKCPDGQIGEIWVCGPSVAGGYWKKPQETQQTFNAQLQDTGEGPFLRTGDLGFLLDGELFITGRIKDMIIIRGQNHYPQDIELTVQKSHSALRPNCSAAFSVEVEGVERLVIVQEVQRSYLRQLEVMEVVRAVCQAVSEQHQLQVYAVVLLKTASIPKTSSGKIQRHACRDGFLNGSLDVVGDWTATLQQIDSLQLQQEVKALWEEVRNSDESETDGESLKPDFTEEAIATWVVSHLALYLKVSPDDIDIQEPFAAYGLDSSVAISMTGELAQWLGYELEPTIFWEYPNMKVLAQYLEAECQSLRFVSQVGVSERV